In bacterium, the genomic window CGCCGCTTCCACGACCAGCAACCGGTGGTGGTGGAGGACAGCCAGTTGCGCCGCAGCGAGTGCCTGCTTTGCCACTCCCTGCTGCCGCATCAGGGGAATGTCAAGACCCGGTCCTACATCAATCTGCACAGCCGCTTCATGTCCTGCGAGGGCTGCCACGCGCATCCCGTGGATCGGCAGCCTTCCAACTGGGCCTGGCTGGACCTGCGCCGCAACCCCGCCGGTCAACCGGACCTGCCCTACAAACTACTGTCGGAGCCCGCGGGCACGGGTCTGGGAAATTACACAAGCCTTCTGGGCCTGAAAGTGGATGGCGCCCACCTCTTTGCCGACCTGGACAGCGAGCGGGCCCGCGAGTACCTGGGCGGCACGGCGCCCATGACCCAGGCCCGCATGAAAGAGACGAAGGACCGCTTCCACGACCGCATCCGGGCGGAACCGGGGTCCGGCGCCCAGTGCAGCGAGTGCCACGCCGCCGAGGGAGGCCTCCTCGACTACCAAGCCCTGGGCTTTGATGAAGGCAGAATCCGCCAACTGCGCAGCAGCGCCATAACCGCGAGCGTGACCGACAATGAAATCTTCTATCTGCCGCCGGCCTACTGAGCGCCGGACATCGCTTCACCTTGTCGCCCTGGTGCTGGCCGCCCTCATGGTGCGCGTCGCGGCGGCCGTCGAGGTGCGTGTTCTCCAGAACCTGTCGGCGGGGACGACTTATCCCACCGATCTGGCGGCGGACGCCCGCGCCAACGCCTATGTGGTGGACGGACTCAACAAGCGAGTCGTCGTGCTGAGTCCGCAGGGCCAGGTCCTGCGCGAGATCACACACGAGGCCTTCGTCAATCCGGTGGGCAACGACGTCTGGCAGGACCGTCTCTACGTCAGCGATCCGGAGGCGGGCGCCATCTTCATCATGACCCTGGACGGCCGCCTCCTGCAGACCATCGAGATGCCCGGAAACTGCGATCCGGTGGACGTGCTGGCCCTGGAGGACAAGCTGGTGGTGTCGGACAACGACAACCATCGCCTGCTCTTCATCAGCTACGACGGCGCGCTGCTCAAGGCGATCGGGCGTGGCGCCGAACAGGTCCGTCCCATGCGCCGCATGGCCGGTATGACCCTGCCCGACGGCCGGCCCGGCGACCGGGTCGAGGAGTTCAAGTTTCCCGGCATCCTCTCCCGGCACCAGAACGGCTTCATGGTGATCGATGTGCTGGGCGGCCGCATCCAGGCCTACACGCGGCTGGGGAACTTCGACCGGATGGTGGGCAGCTTCGGTACCGATGGCGACCGCCTCTACCGGCCCAAGGGTGCCTGCGCCTGCTGGAACGGCAAGGGCCTGCTCATCACGGACAGCTACATGGGCATGGTCCATGCCTATGACGAGTTCGCCCAAAGCCAGGGCCTGCTCACCCTGAAAGGCCAGCCCTGGCGGCTGGAGGGTCCCACGGCCATCGTCTGCTGCGGCGAATCCTGGTGGATCGTGGACAGCAAGGCGAGCCGCATCCTGCGCTTCGACATTCCTTGAGGTGGTGGAGGCAGTGACCATGATCGGCCGAGCATCCTCCCGCCGCGCCCCGCTGCTGCTGGTGGCCGTGCTGCCGGCCCTGCTGGCGCAGGGGAATCCGGCGGCGGCCCAGCTCAAGATGGACCGCTCCAAGGAATGCGTGATCTGCCACATCTCGTGGGGCGAGGGCTATGAGAAAATGGCCCGCCTCCTGCCGCCGGTGGACCATCCCATTGTCATCGACGGCCGGGAAGCCCGCGTCTCCACCCAGGACATGTGCTGGTCCTGTCACGACGGCTACGTGGGGGATTCCCGCCGCTTTTTCCAAAAGGACGATCCGCACTTCCGACCGCCCGGCAACCCGGCGGCGGTGGCGGCCAGCGGCCTGCCGCGCGACCTGAACGGCGAGATCTATTGTGGGACCTGCCACACGCCGCACATCCACAAGATGGAGCGCGAGTTCGTCTACGTGCCCTTCCTGCGCGCTGAGGCGAACAACTCCGCCCTCTGTCTCAGGTGCCATTCCGACCGCGGCCGCCGCGGCACGGACCACCCCTTGCGCGTGCCACTGGAGGAGGGACTGCCCGCCGCGCTGGCCGGCCGCCATGTCTCGACCACCCAGGTGGAATGCATGACCTGCCACGACATGCACAGTCCGCACAAGGCCCGTCTGATGGAGGGCAACGACCGGACCCAGCTCTGCCGCAGCTGCCACGAGTCCAGCTTCGCCATCCTGCAGAGCGACCACCACCTCGCCCTCTCCCACCCGGACCTGCCCATCGGCGACTCGCGCAAGACGGCGGGCGCAGCGGACGCCTGCGCCGCCTGCCACCTCAGCCATGGCGGGCGCGGGCCAGCCATGTGGGCCTGGCCGTTGCCCGGAACGCGCAACGGCAACCAGGTCGTGCAGAACGGCGTGGACGCCCGCTGCCTCAGTTGTCACCAGGACAAGGGCGCGGCGGGGGCGATGAGCTGGGTGGGGCACGGCCATCCGCTGAACAAGCCGGTGCGCGAGCAGGATCTGGCCTTGCCTCTGCGGGCCGGTGGCATGAGCTGCACCACCTGCCACGACCCCCACGCCTGGAGCGCCCTGCCCGAGCACGCCCCCGGCCCCGGCAACGAGGAGGGAACGGCCCTCACCAGCTTCCTGCGATTGCCCGATGACGAGAACGGCCGTCTCTGCATCAATTGCCACCGCAGCCAGGCGCAGACGCTTGTCTCGGACCACAACTCCTTCAACTGGAGCGAGCCGAGCCGCGGACAGTGCACGTCCTGCCACAACACGCACGCACCCAAGGCTTTCAGCGACAACCACGCCACGCCCGGCGTCTCGGAGTTCACCAGCCTCTGCCTCTCCTGCCACGGCGGAACGGGCCGCCACGGCGCCACACCGCTGGGCCGGCACGGTCATCCCCTGGGCGTGGCCCTGACGGGGAGCAAGGAGCTGCCCGCCTTCCGCAGCGACAACCTGCGGCCCTGGAGGCCGGGCCAGGCGGAACCGGCCGACGCCCGGCTCCTGGTCGGCTGCGAGTCCTGCCACGATCCGCACCGCTGGAATCCCGCCGGTCCGCCCTCCTGGCAGGGACCCAACGCCCGGGGCGACGACGCCAGCTCCTTCCTCCACGTGATCAACACCGGAGCCCAGCTCTGCGCCGCCTGCCACCCGCATGAGACCCAGGTGCTGGGCAGCGCCCACGACCTCAGCGCCCGGCGACCGGGCGAGAGCGCCTGCCGCGCCTGCCACACCACACACCGCGCCGTCTCCGATTGGGCCATCATCGCCAGCAGCCTGAGCGACGGCGAGATGGCGCAGGTGGCTGACGCCACGCCGGCGGGCAGCTTGGAGCGCAACCCTGGGAACTGGTCACCCGGGGCCCGCCACTGCCTCTCCTGCCACCGCGGGAACGGAGCCAGCCAACGCGTTCCCGAAGCCTGGGGCCACCCCCAGAAGTACACGACCCTGGTGGGCAATGTGCGGCCGGACGGCCGCGCCATGCCTCTCTTCGATCATGAGGGCCGGACCCAAGGCGCCATCGGCCACGTTGACTGCACCAGCTGCCACAACCCGCACGTGGCCCATCCGGCGACCGGCGGCGAGCATGCGCCCGACTTCCTGCGCCAGGAGACAAGCGAAGCCATCTGCTCCGATTGCCATGGAGACAAGGCGCTGTGGAAGTACCGCTACTATCATTCGAGCGACAAACGGGTGCTGCCATGACGCGGCCGCTGGTCATGATCCTGCTGACAGCCCTGCTGGCGGCGGGCTGCGCCACCGTGCGCCACGAGGGCCCCCGCGCCCTGGTGGCCGACGGCCGCGACACGCTCTTCCTGCATGAGGGCGACCTCTTGGCCCAAGTCCGCTCGGTCGAGGGGCTGGGCCTCAAGGCGCTGCGCTGGGTGACAGGCAGCTGCGTCACGGCCTCCATCGGGCGCCCGACGGACGTGGCGGTGGACGGTGAGGGGCGGGTGCTGGTCTGCGACGGCGACCTGTCCCGCGTGGTGCGGCTCAGCCCGGAGGGCTGCTCGCCCCGTCCCTTCGAGGTGTTCAGCGCCCCTGAGTTCGCCACGCCCACCGGCGTCGAGGTCTTTCCGGCCGGCATCGCCGTGGCCGACGCCGGCCGCGCCAAGGTCTTCCTGCTGTCCAGCGGGACGGGTCGCTTGGCCGGCGAGCTGAGCACCCCGGAGGGCTGGTCGCGCCCCGGACAGATGCACTGGGACGGCAGCCGCCTGCGCGTGGTCGACGGCGGCCGCCATGTGGTGGAGAGCTTCGACGCCCAGGGCCACTGGCTGGGCACCCTGGGGCGTGAGGGCGGCGGCCCCGGCGAGTTCCTGCATCCCGTGGCCGTGGCCGTCGATCCCGATGGGCAGGTGTGGGTGCTGGACGCCCTCAACCACCGCGTCCAATCCTTCACACCGGAGGGCCGCCATCTGCTGAGCTTCGGCGTCTACGACCATGCGCCGGGCGGTTTCATGTTCCCCAAGGGCTTGGCCTTCGACGAGGACGGCAACCTCTACGTCAGCGACGCCGGCTTCAGCCGCATCCAGGTCTTCAGCCGCACGGGGGCGCTGCTCTACTGGTTCGGCGGCCCCGGCCGCGAGGGGGACCGCTTCCTCATGCCCGGCGCCCTTTGCGCCCGCGGCAATCGCATCTACATCGCCGACCAGTACAACCGGCGCATCCAGGTCTACCGCTACCTGCCCTACCTCGCCGGCGAGGGGCTGGACGTGGGGGAGGCGCGGCCATGATCACACGCCTCCTCTGCCGCATGCTGCTCGTCTGCTGCCTGGGCACGGTCGCGGGGGCCGCCTGGCAACCCGCCGCCTGGCCGCGCGTCCCCGCCTATCAGCCCAGTCGCGCCTTCACGCTGGACGGCTGGATCGACCACACCAGCACCTGGGTGAGCGACAGCAGCTACGCCGGCGCGTTCAACGAGGACCTCAGCCTGCACACGGCGCGGCTGGTCGTGGGCGCCCACGGCCGCCTGTCGCCGGCCGGCCGGGTCCGCTACCTGGTGCGGACAGGCGCCACCCTGGCGCAGAACAGCCTGCACGAGCAACGGATCTACACGCCCGAGTTGCAGACCGATCTGGGCTGGACGCCGTGGTCGCGTCTCGAGCTGGGCCTCTTCGGACGCTACGGCTGGCGGCGCCCCAACGCCTTCCTGGTGGACAGCCTGCGCCTGCGCGATCTCATCCTGGGCGCCCGTCTCGCATCCCATCCCACGGATCACACCGAGCTGTCGGTGGTGGCGGGCAACCGTCGCGTCCTCAATGAGCACGACGAATCCGACCATCGCTTCCTGCGCGCCGAACTGGAGCAGCGCCTGCCCGCCTGGAACCAGTTCATGCTGCGGGCCTGGGGCGAGAGCACCTGGTTCGGCCTGGCCGACAGCCTGGACTTCGACCTGCAACGCAGCCTGGCCGGCCTCAGCTTGGCCGGCGAAGTGCCCGGCGGCGTCCATCTGCACAGCAGCACGGCCCTGGTGCAGCGGAAGGGGGTCCGGCGGGTGCTGGGGCAGAACCGCGTGCGCTCGCAGCTGGGCTCCCATCGCCTGGCCGCCAACCTGGGGGCTGACTTCACCGAGCTGGACGAGCGCAATGTCACGCGCCACCACGCCGACGCCTCCTGGCGCTGGATGCCGCTCACGGCCGTGGGCACCGAGCTGCGCCTCTCCACCGAGCGTGTCCAGCTGGACGATGTGGACCACAGCCACCGGCGCGACGCGCTGGCCCTGGCCGTGTGGGATTGGAAGCCCCTGGCCGGCCCCGCCGCCCGGCTGGAGGAGCAGGAGGCCCATCGCAGCTGGTCGCAGCCCCTGCGCCGCGCCCTCTGGTTGAAGCGCGCCACCACGCTGCGCGGCGAGCTGGGCGGCGGCTGGGCTGAAACGCGCCAGTATGGCAAGGGCATCACGGGGCGAGGCAGCCTGGAGCTGCTCACGCCGGTGGAGCCCCTGCCCTGGCTGGGGCTCAGCTTCCGCGAGCTGGTGCGGGGTGATCTCTTCCGCATCCAGGACCTGGAGGTGGTGCCCCTTGGCGTGGACCAGCTCCAGAAGGAAGTGGACAACATCCTGGGCTTCGGCACCACCCTGCTTCCGCACGGCACCATCCAGGGCGGGCATCGCATCGAGTGGCGCCGCCACGTGGGCAGCACGCTGGTCTACAGCGGCGACACCCTGCGCAACACCCTGCACAACGAGCTGTGGATGAAGTGGCGGCGGCCCCGCCTGCAGGCCCAGGCCTCGGGCATGGTGATCCACCATCTGGTGGAGGAGGATCCGGTCGGACTGGAGCACCGCCTCTCGCTGCACCTGCGCTGGCAGCCGGTCAGGCTGGCCTCCCTCAACGTGCGCGGCGTGTGGCGGCCCGAGCATGACCCGCTGCCCGAACGCATGTGGCTGCGCTCCTTTGTCGAGTTCGAGATGAACAAGCTGACCCTGAGCACCGACCTGCGCTTCGTGGGCGATCCCGCCCACTTCGGCGATAGGGACACGGAGGCTTGGGTACATGTGGTGCGGAGGCTCTGGTGATGCGCTTGCGACGCGTGCTTCTGCTGGCCCTGCCCACTGTGGCGCTGCCGGCGCTGGTGATGCTGGCCGGGGCCGACGGCCGGGCCACCCAGCCCGTCAACCTGTCGCGCGTGCAGGCCTCGCCCCACAACCTGACGCACTGGCACGACGGCATGGCGCCCGACCCGTCCATGGAGCGCCAGCTCTGCCGCGTCTGCCATGGTCCCCGCGTCCATGAGCAGCTCATCCCGCTGTGGGACCGCACCCTGCCCCGCGGCCCCTTCGAGCTGGGCGCCCACCTGGACGACGATGAGCCGGGCTTCCCGGCCGACCCTGGCAGCCAGCTCTGCCTGGCCTGCCACGACGGCGGCATCGCCCGCGCCTTCCCCGTGGATCCCGCCGAGCACATCAGCCGCGAGACGGACCTGGGCGAGCGGGCGGAAGTGGCGCCCACCCACATGAACACGCATCTCTTCAGCTTCAATTGGAGCAACCGGGAGCTGGTGCGGCCGGACAGCCTGGCCACGGGCATGACCCTGCGCGGCGACCGCATCCGCTGCTCCACCTGCCACGATCCCCACGACAACACGCGGGGCAATTTCCTCAGGGTGGGCGCCGCCGGGGGCGAGATCTGCCTCACCTGCCACCGGTTGGAGAGCTGGTCCCACTCGGTACATGCCAATCCCGACGACCCGCTCTACGCCGAGATGCAGGACTTGTCCTGCTATCAGTGCCACTCAATCCACGCCTCGCCGCCCCAGCCGGGCCTCTTGCTGGCCGAGGAGAACAGCCTTTGCTTCCGCTGCCATGACGCCAGCGTGGACGGCCCGCGCGAGATCGCCTCACCGCAGAATCTGAAGCGGGAGTTCGACAAGCTCTTTACCCACCCCGTCAGCCTGCACACCGGTTCCGGCTTTATCCGCCCCGACGAGTCCGGCTTCGTGGGCTTCCTGGCCGGCAGCCGCGAGAACCGCGCCGTGCGCTGTTCGGACTGCCACAATCCCCATGCCGCCTCCGCCCAGTCCACCGTGCGCACCCTGCCATCCAGCATGGAGGGCGTGAGCGGCATCAGCCGCCTGGGCATGGTCAAGCCCTTCGCCGATTTCGAGTACGAGGTCTGCCTCAAGTGCCACGGCTTCACCAGCAGCACGCTGCCCGGCCAGCGCGACGTGGCCCGCGACTTCGACCTGGGCAACCGCTCCCATCACGCCGTGATGGGTCCCGGGCTCAACCCCGAGGTGCCCAGCCTCAAGCCCGGGTGGAGTCCCCTGGACCAGCTCACCTGCTCCGATTGCCACGGCAACGACGATCCGCACGGTCCGCAGGGACCGCACGGCTCGAACATCGAGCACCTGCTCAAGGCGCCTTTCAATCCGTCGCCCTATCTCAGCGGCGCCGCCGAGGAGAACGGCCTCTGCTTCAGCTGCCACCGGGAGAACTGGTTCACCAGCGGTCAGGGCTGGCGCTGGCACCGCCTGCACATCCTGCAGGGCGGCTATTCCTGCGCCGCCTGCCATGACCCCCACGGCTCGCCGGACCAGCCCGGCCTGCTGCGGCTGGACAAGCCGTGGATCGCGCCGCTGAACGGCGTGCTCAAGGTGGAGCGTTCCTCCCTCTCCCTGGGCAACTGCACGCTCAGTTGCCACGGCCACCCGCACCGGAGCGCCGCCTATTGAAATCCGCCGGCCAGGTGTGACCTTGGCCACCCCGGCCCCCGGCCGGGGCGATGAAGACCGCGAAGCGGCCAAGTTTGATAGGCTGCCAGTGGGTGGGGGAAACCATGCAACTGATCCTGGTTCGCCGGCGCATGCTGCTCCTGCAGGCGGGAGGCTTCCTCGTCCTCATCGCCGTGCTCTGGATGAATGAAGTGCTCGATCTTCCCCACCGCCTCTTCGGCGCCGCGGCCACGCCGGTCAACTGGGTGGAAGGGCTGATCGAATCGGCGCTGGTCCTGGCCTGCGCCGCCCTGGTGACGGCGCCGTCCCATCGGCTGCTGCGCTGCCTCCGCCTCCGCCTCCTTCAGGGCATTCTGCCCGTCTGCGCCAACTGCCATCGCATCCGCGACGAGCGGGGCCGTTGGGAGCGCATCGAGTCCTATGTGCGCGACCACAGCGAGGCCGAGTTCAGCCACGGCATCTGTCCGGATTGCATGCGGGTCCTCTATCCGGAGATCCCTGCCTCGCCGCAGGGGCCGGACCCGGCCTCGCCCACCATCGGCCCGGGAGGTTGCTGATGCGCTGGATCGCCCTGCTCCTCGTCCTGGTGTCCGGATGTTGGGCCGATCTTCCGGCCCGTCCCGGCGACTCCCCGCCCGCTCCCCCCGATTCCCTCCAACTGCTGGTGCTGACCGACGGCTCGCGGCTGGTGGGCCGGGTGGAGCAGGAGACGGCGGAGCGGCTCTGGTTCCGCACCAGCGCCGGCGTGCTGGTGGAAGTGGAGACGGGACAGGTCAGCCGCCTGGAGCCCCTTGCCTCGGACCAACCGCACGCGGAGCTTGGCCCGACCGGCGGCACGCGCCTCTTCTTCGCCCCCACCGGCCGCTCTCTGCGGCGGGGCGAGAGCACCCTGGGTGTCTATGAGGTGCTGCTGCCTTTCGCGCAGTATGGCCTCACCGACTGGTTCGCCCTGGGTGGCGGCACGCCGCTCATCTTTGGCAGCGGCATCGAGCACCCTGTCTGGCTCACGCCGCGCTTCCAGCTGGTGCGTCGAGCGGACCTGGGCGTGGCCGTGGGCGTCATGCACCTGCTCCTGATGGGGAAGAGCGACGCCGGCATTGTCTACGCCGTGGGCACAAGGGACTGGCAGGGTCGGGCCCTCACCCTGGGCTTCGGCTATCCCTATGGCGTGGAGGGGGACCGGGGCCTCGCCCTGGCCGGTGGCGAGTGGCCCCTCTCGCCGCGCCTGACGCTGATCACGGAGAACTACGGCACCTTGGATGGAGGCCTGGCCAGCCTGGGCCTGCGCTTTCGCAGCGGGGCCCTGTCCGCCGATCTGGGCATGGCCGCGCCCATCTCCAGCAGCGACTTCTTCGCCTTCCCCCTGGTCAACTTCGTTTGGAGCACCGGCCGCCGGGGCGGCACATGACAGGTGTGCAAGGACGCACGGAGGATGGACGGCCGGCCTGGCTGCTGTCGGTACGACGCCGGGAATGGGTGGTGGTGGACGAGGAAACGCAGGCCCGCCTCATCAAGGAGCGGCACCGCTTCTGGCAAAAGGGCCTCTACCTGCTGATCATCCTGCTGGTGCTCAATCCGCTGGTCGACTACCTGTTCTCGTTGCGCACGACCCCCTGGCTGGCGCTGTTGCTGGCGCACCTCCATCTGCTGCAGGAGAACCGCGCCTGGACCCGCCTGCTGCAGGGCGCGGGGCGGCTCCAACAGGGCGGCGTCGTGCCGGTGGCCCGGCCCCGTGAAGCCTTCTGGCAGCTTCTCTCCTTCGTGCCCCTGCTGCTCGCCCTGCCCGTCGTCTTCCTGGACTGGAGCCCGGGCGGGATGGGACCCCGCCCCTTCCTGCTTCTCATGCTCCTTTTCTGGGTCCTGATCGCCCTGGAGATCCACCAGGTACGCGGCGTGCGCGCTTTGGACGACGAAGAAGACGGCAGAGGAAACGCCCCGCCTCAAACTTGAAGGAATACGACGTGACCAAGCGGCAGTCGATCAGCGGCGAGGCCGATGGTCGACATTTGAACGGCATCCATGCCGCTCACAGAGGCGATCAAGGCCGGTTACGGCGACCAGGACAACGAAGGCGGCGCCGACAAGAGCGCCTCCGACCTTCGTCTTCTCCTGACCTGGAAATTGTTGGAGTCACCACTCCGGCCAAGTCCGACAGGCTGCGAGGTCAGCCCAACCCTGAAGGTGTGGAGCCGGTCCCGGACCGGCTCCGCTTTTGTATACTCGGCGGCGACAGGCGGATGCGACCGGGATCCACGTCCGGGACATGCCTCAGCAAGGGAAAGGGCCATGTATCACGTCAAGGGTTATGCGCCGGATGGACGCCACGCCTGGCTGCTCTCCCTGCGGCGCGGCGAGTGGGTGGCGGTGGATGAAAGCCAGCACCGGCTGCTCAAACGCTATGAGCGGAGAGACAGGATCATCCGACCACTTCTCACGCCTCTGGTGATCGGACTCATATATTTCCCCTTGGTGTACTGGACGGCCCTTGGGGCGCACCATCTTCTCGTGTTTGGCTTGGCCTTCGGTCTGGCGCAGACGGTTCATGAGGCTCTGTGGTGGCGCCGGCTGCGCGCCGCCGGGGAGCGGATCCAGGGCGGCGTGCGCTTCCTGACGCCTCTTGGCCATGGTCCCGGCTGGCGCAACCACCTGAAGGCCTGGTGGCCGCTGGCGCTGATGTTGTTTTTCGTCACCGTGGTGTGTCTTGTCGGCTGGACATCGGATGAAGGTCGCCTGTTTCCCCTGGCCATGACGGTGCTGTTCTTCGCCATTGCGGTCCAAATGATCCTATCACGACAATGGATGTGGCGCCTGCTGGCCGAGCGGCCGCAGGCGGACACCTGACCGCTCCTGCGCGGTCCCCGGCTGGGAGCATGGCCCATGGAATGGGTGACAGGAAAGGCCTTCGACGGGCGCCATGCCTGGCTGCTCTCGGCGCGGCGGGGGGAGTGGGTGCTGGTGGACTCCCTCACGCACTACAAGACCAAATGGAGCCTGCGCCGGCAGGGGTGGCTGCTGGTCCTGGCCGGCCTCATGCTCTATCTCGGAGTCTCGCTTGGCGCACTTTACTTCCTGGAAACTGACGGCATGGCGGTGGCCGCGCTTTTCGTGTGGCTGGGCCCTTTCGTTCCTGTCTGGTGGACGAGGCGGTGGCGCCGGCGCCTGGTCGCATCGGGTGAGCGCCACCGGGGCGCTGTATCGTGGCAACCCTCGATTCCCCAGGCCGGGAAGTGGATTGAGGCCCTGCTGCTGGTATTGATGGGTCTTTGCCTCTTCTTCTTTTTCGCCAGCCTGGGCCGTGCCCGGCCTGCCATCATCCTCCTGACGGCAGGTGTGACCCTGAACATGCTGGTCGTGGGCGTCTCGATGATCCTGCAGCGGCGCTGGTTGAAGCGTCTGGCCGAGGTCTCTCCTCCGCCCTTCGATCCGGCGGGGTCGGCCGGTGGCTCCGTTCAGGCCGCGGACCCCCATGCCCGCTGAACGCGGGTTGCCCTCGCATCCAACCCGCCTCTTCACGCTGCTCGGTGCGGCCAGTTTGACGGTGATGGCGGGCGCCACCATCGCCCCCGCCCTTGGCCTCATGCATGGGCGGTTCGCCGCCGCCGACCCCACCTACGTCAAGCTGGTGCTCACCCTGCCAGGCCTGTTCACGGCCACGGCCGCGCCGCTCGCCGGCTGGCTGGCGGACCGCCACGGTCGACGTCCGGTGCTGCTGGCCGGGCTGCTGCTCTACACCCTGGCCGGCACGCAGGGCCTGTGGGCGGGGTCGCTGCCCGCGCTGCTGGCGGGGCGGGCCCTGCTGGGGGTGGCGGTGGGCCTCATCATGACCTGTTCCACCACCCTGGTCCTCGAGTACTGGCAGGGGGAGGAGCAGCGCCGGGTGTTGGGCTGGCAGAACGCCTTCATGTCCTTCG contains:
- a CDS encoding cytochrome c3 family protein; the protein is MIGRASSRRAPLLLVAVLPALLAQGNPAAAQLKMDRSKECVICHISWGEGYEKMARLLPPVDHPIVIDGREARVSTQDMCWSCHDGYVGDSRRFFQKDDPHFRPPGNPAAVAASGLPRDLNGEIYCGTCHTPHIHKMEREFVYVPFLRAEANNSALCLRCHSDRGRRGTDHPLRVPLEEGLPAALAGRHVSTTQVECMTCHDMHSPHKARLMEGNDRTQLCRSCHESSFAILQSDHHLALSHPDLPIGDSRKTAGAADACAACHLSHGGRGPAMWAWPLPGTRNGNQVVQNGVDARCLSCHQDKGAAGAMSWVGHGHPLNKPVREQDLALPLRAGGMSCTTCHDPHAWSALPEHAPGPGNEEGTALTSFLRLPDDENGRLCINCHRSQAQTLVSDHNSFNWSEPSRGQCTSCHNTHAPKAFSDNHATPGVSEFTSLCLSCHGGTGRHGATPLGRHGHPLGVALTGSKELPAFRSDNLRPWRPGQAEPADARLLVGCESCHDPHRWNPAGPPSWQGPNARGDDASSFLHVINTGAQLCAACHPHETQVLGSAHDLSARRPGESACRACHTTHRAVSDWAIIASSLSDGEMAQVADATPAGSLERNPGNWSPGARHCLSCHRGNGASQRVPEAWGHPQKYTTLVGNVRPDGRAMPLFDHEGRTQGAIGHVDCTSCHNPHVAHPATGGEHAPDFLRQETSEAICSDCHGDKALWKYRYYHSSDKRVLP
- a CDS encoding cytochrome c3 family protein, which encodes MRLRRVLLLALPTVALPALVMLAGADGRATQPVNLSRVQASPHNLTHWHDGMAPDPSMERQLCRVCHGPRVHEQLIPLWDRTLPRGPFELGAHLDDDEPGFPADPGSQLCLACHDGGIARAFPVDPAEHISRETDLGERAEVAPTHMNTHLFSFNWSNRELVRPDSLATGMTLRGDRIRCSTCHDPHDNTRGNFLRVGAAGGEICLTCHRLESWSHSVHANPDDPLYAEMQDLSCYQCHSIHASPPQPGLLLAEENSLCFRCHDASVDGPREIASPQNLKREFDKLFTHPVSLHTGSGFIRPDESGFVGFLAGSRENRAVRCSDCHNPHAASAQSTVRTLPSSMEGVSGISRLGMVKPFADFEYEVCLKCHGFTSSTLPGQRDVARDFDLGNRSHHAVMGPGLNPEVPSLKPGWSPLDQLTCSDCHGNDDPHGPQGPHGSNIEHLLKAPFNPSPYLSGAAEENGLCFSCHRENWFTSGQGWRWHRLHILQGGYSCAACHDPHGSPDQPGLLRLDKPWIAPLNGVLKVERSSLSLGNCTLSCHGHPHRSAAY